A single window of Paenibacillus sp. FSL H8-0537 DNA harbors:
- a CDS encoding DUF1904 family protein, with protein MPHLLFRGVPAPGLRSLAPELVQELAVLCDCGVDNFTIECLATTSIYGGLAHDRSFPFIEIGWFERGQEVRDRFAAIVHRYMEKLESGEAEIAFRTYKESAYYIEGKPYST; from the coding sequence ATGCCTCATTTATTATTTCGCGGTGTGCCTGCCCCTGGCTTGCGCAGCCTCGCTCCTGAGCTCGTTCAAGAGCTCGCCGTCCTCTGTGATTGCGGAGTAGACAATTTCACAATAGAGTGCCTTGCAACCACTTCTATTTACGGGGGGCTTGCCCATGATCGTTCGTTCCCTTTTATTGAAATTGGCTGGTTTGAGCGCGGACAGGAGGTCCGGGACCGCTTTGCCGCTATTGTACACCGTTATATGGAGAAGCTTGAGTCGGGGGAAGCAGAGATCGCATTTCGGACCTATAAAGAGAGTGCTTATTATATAGAGGGCAAGCCTTATAGCACCTGA
- a CDS encoding cysteine-rich CWC family protein, translating into MKKCPLCGGPNGCAIEAGLAPHSCWCFRERVPQSLLEQIPPEQRNQSCVCQNCVKQGETAGAIHWRGSAFQSEK; encoded by the coding sequence ATGAAAAAATGTCCATTATGCGGCGGGCCAAACGGCTGCGCCATAGAAGCAGGGCTCGCGCCCCACTCCTGCTGGTGCTTCCGTGAGCGCGTTCCGCAAAGCCTGCTTGAACAAATACCGCCTGAACAGCGCAACCAGTCGTGCGTCTGCCAAAACTGCGTCAAACAAGGTGAAACGGCTGGCGCCATCCATTGGCGGGGCAGCGCGTTTCAGTCCGAGAAATAG
- a CDS encoding sensor histidine kinase, whose amino-acid sequence MKKLGQLNTLRNQILIGFMLVMVIVLASVGYFMYGQVSVLLRNSAEKHIQQTAVQAMGKLDVLLGQIDTLTAQVATNASIQRLLTREIAGKPIRFEERQSLQQEARKYEAYVTGIRALEMYSSDYRRLFPLDDISLESRVPKEWIEQADSGKGRLVWLGFDPQDANVVIAIRHIRLVDRSFIHAGYLVVHIEKSYFELTAAVTENENETREHMALFDGAGQEIFSDLAMDAGEGNILNHGGETITVGDESYIAIEQQSKETGWKLAILTPVNYATAGISVLRTAILVSGAVGGLLFLVLSFILSTMITRPILNLIKAMRGARLGTLKANPNTASTMEINELNNTYNQMVDSLNELIEVVYQKEIIQSRTELKALQAQINPHFLFNTLEAFYWELDDKGEEDLAQIVVAMSGLFRYVINRTEDDEWVTIGDEMDHAERYLRIMEMRMVDRLSWRIEAAEACRTVPVPKLLIQPLVENAILHGIEQRLGPGTVVLRAEPSSREGFTRVIITDDGPGMDAAAVESLQAFMKEGYASSFKGTGVGVSNVERRLRLYYHAAGSGLDIASEPGCGTSVTFEIPNKLEGNGINEDHLNRR is encoded by the coding sequence TTGAAGAAGCTAGGGCAGTTGAATACGCTGCGCAACCAGATATTAATTGGGTTTATGCTTGTTATGGTTATTGTGCTGGCATCGGTCGGCTACTTTATGTATGGCCAGGTATCCGTGCTCTTGCGAAACAGCGCGGAGAAGCATATTCAACAGACTGCCGTTCAAGCTATGGGGAAGCTTGACGTGCTTCTGGGACAAATCGATACGCTTACCGCGCAGGTGGCTACGAATGCGTCTATCCAGCGATTATTGACGCGGGAAATCGCTGGCAAGCCGATCCGCTTTGAGGAGCGTCAGTCGCTGCAGCAGGAAGCCCGAAAATATGAAGCGTATGTCACGGGTATCCGGGCACTTGAAATGTACAGCAGCGATTATAGAAGGCTGTTTCCGCTAGATGATATTAGTCTGGAAAGCCGGGTGCCGAAGGAGTGGATTGAACAAGCAGATAGCGGAAAAGGACGCTTGGTTTGGCTTGGCTTTGACCCACAGGATGCAAACGTTGTCATTGCTATTCGCCATATACGTTTAGTGGACCGTTCTTTCATCCATGCTGGCTATTTAGTCGTTCATATTGAAAAAAGCTATTTTGAGCTCACAGCTGCCGTAACGGAAAATGAGAATGAAACGCGGGAGCATATGGCTCTATTTGATGGGGCGGGCCAAGAAATTTTTTCTGATTTAGCTATGGATGCAGGTGAGGGAAATATTCTTAATCATGGCGGAGAAACGATTACGGTGGGCGATGAATCGTATATAGCGATTGAGCAGCAATCGAAGGAGACGGGGTGGAAGCTGGCCATATTGACACCTGTAAATTATGCAACGGCAGGTATTTCAGTTCTACGGACGGCTATTCTTGTATCTGGTGCGGTCGGGGGTTTGTTGTTTCTGGTCTTGAGCTTTATTTTGTCAACGATGATTACTCGGCCGATATTAAACTTGATTAAAGCGATGCGCGGTGCGAGATTGGGCACGTTGAAAGCGAACCCGAATACCGCCTCAACCATGGAGATTAATGAGCTCAACAATACATATAACCAAATGGTCGATTCCTTGAATGAACTAATTGAGGTGGTATACCAGAAGGAAATTATACAGAGTAGAACTGAACTGAAAGCACTGCAAGCCCAAATTAATCCTCACTTTCTGTTTAATACATTGGAAGCGTTTTATTGGGAGCTTGATGATAAAGGGGAAGAGGACCTCGCACAAATTGTAGTCGCCATGTCAGGCTTGTTCCGTTATGTGATCAACCGAACTGAGGATGATGAGTGGGTTACGATAGGTGATGAAATGGATCATGCAGAACGTTATTTAAGAATTATGGAGATGCGGATGGTTGACAGGCTGTCGTGGCGAATAGAGGCTGCAGAGGCGTGCAGGACTGTACCCGTGCCCAAACTATTAATTCAACCGCTCGTAGAGAACGCTATCCTGCATGGAATTGAGCAGCGACTCGGGCCGGGGACTGTTGTTCTTCGTGCCGAGCCTTCAAGCCGGGAAGGGTTTACGCGAGTGATTATAACGGACGATGGACCGGGCATGGACGCAGCCGCAGTGGAGTCTCTCCAAGCATTCATGAAAGAAGGTTATGCGAGCAGCTTCAAAGGGACAGGTGTTGGCGTGTCCAATGTGGAGCGTAGATTGAGGCTTTATTATCATGCAGCTGGAAGCGGGCTGGACATTGCGAGCGAGCCTGGTTGCGGAACTTCCGTTACGTTTGAGATACCTAATAAATTGGAAGGGAATGGAATAAATGAAGACCATCTTAATCGTAGATGA
- a CDS encoding EAL domain-containing protein has translation MDYWKKSLPNMYKQFPEPIITIGENGFILHMNEAAKKYQREAIRDLLPGARLSKLRRITEEEGARLEQFLSRSDGTCSERHFLYFDDLDGEVISWELYKLPYDASSRSLGSHLLIRDRSESVRQQKESEAIRACYNELLGLYIDPIVIHQDSKIVFINDVAEQTIGGTSEQLIGQDVFRFIHPSDWDIVAERIKMMRQTKQRSNIEEIRLISFRNEVFEVETMSKMIDHNGRPAVLTIIRDNSARKKAEREMIHQTFHDSLSGLPNRLQFNQQLSKMIERSSAGFNDGSKQISRFAVMVLDLDRFKNINDSLGHAYGDVFLKEMGSRIQSCVRDSETLVARMGGDEFTLLINRFQDEQQLALLAGRITAAIQQPYRLKDTDFYTTVSIGIAVYPDNGQDTVQLLKNADTAMYEVKRNGKNGYQFYSYEFNEQLQLRLELENELRKAMEREEFRLYYQPQISSADNRMIGVEALIRWEHPTKGIISPGVFIPVAEESDLIYSIGEWTMREACRQMKKWHDEGVFFASVSVNLSARQFLQPNLVQQIHVILEETGLDPSFLVLEITESMMMDASHSIGILNELNSTGVKISLDDFGTGYSSLSYLKHYPIYKLKIDRSFIIDITTDESDQAIVATIISMAKHLKMEVIAEGIETKEQLDFLTSHDCKEIQGYYYCRPLPAQVLEEKYLTIQAENDGIWGDLKH, from the coding sequence CAGCGGGAGGCTATCCGCGATTTGCTTCCGGGAGCCAGATTGTCAAAGCTGAGACGAATAACGGAGGAGGAGGGAGCAAGGCTTGAGCAATTTTTGAGCCGGTCAGATGGCACCTGTTCCGAGCGCCATTTTTTATATTTTGACGATTTAGATGGGGAAGTTATCAGTTGGGAGCTGTATAAGCTCCCTTATGATGCAAGCAGCCGCAGCTTAGGCAGCCATCTTCTCATTCGGGATCGTTCGGAATCGGTTAGGCAGCAGAAGGAAAGTGAAGCTATTAGGGCATGTTACAACGAGCTGCTGGGCTTGTACATAGATCCCATTGTTATTCATCAGGACTCCAAAATCGTGTTCATTAACGATGTGGCTGAGCAAACGATTGGCGGGACCAGCGAACAGCTGATTGGCCAGGATGTTTTTCGCTTTATTCATCCGAGTGATTGGGATATCGTAGCCGAGCGAATAAAAATGATGCGTCAGACGAAGCAGCGCTCCAATATAGAGGAAATTAGGCTGATCAGCTTTCGCAATGAGGTATTTGAGGTTGAGACGATGAGTAAAATGATTGACCATAACGGCCGTCCAGCGGTTTTGACGATCATACGAGATAATAGCGCCCGTAAAAAAGCAGAGCGCGAAATGATTCACCAGACTTTTCATGATTCTTTAAGCGGTCTGCCGAACCGTCTCCAGTTCAATCAGCAGTTGTCGAAAATGATTGAGCGCAGTAGTGCAGGTTTTAACGATGGGAGCAAGCAGATTTCCCGTTTTGCCGTCATGGTGCTCGATCTTGACCGTTTCAAAAATATTAACGATTCACTTGGACATGCCTACGGGGATGTGTTCCTGAAGGAGATGGGCAGTCGTATTCAATCTTGTGTTAGAGACAGTGAAACTTTAGTAGCCCGTATGGGAGGAGATGAATTTACGTTATTAATTAATCGCTTTCAGGATGAGCAGCAGCTTGCGCTGCTGGCAGGAAGGATTACGGCTGCCATTCAGCAGCCCTACCGCCTGAAGGACACCGATTTTTATACGACGGTCAGCATTGGAATTGCCGTCTATCCGGACAATGGACAGGATACGGTACAACTGCTTAAAAATGCCGATACCGCGATGTATGAAGTGAAGCGCAACGGTAAAAACGGGTATCAGTTTTATTCGTATGAATTTAATGAGCAGCTGCAGCTCAGGCTGGAGCTGGAAAACGAGCTGCGCAAGGCGATGGAGCGCGAGGAATTTAGATTGTACTACCAGCCGCAAATCAGCTCCGCCGACAATCGGATGATTGGCGTTGAAGCGCTGATCAGATGGGAGCATCCTACCAAAGGCATTATATCGCCTGGTGTATTCATTCCGGTGGCTGAAGAAAGCGACTTGATTTACAGCATTGGCGAGTGGACGATGCGCGAGGCTTGCAGGCAAATGAAAAAGTGGCATGATGAGGGTGTTTTTTTCGCATCGGTATCCGTCAATTTATCGGCAAGACAGTTTCTTCAGCCGAATCTGGTTCAGCAAATTCATGTCATTTTAGAAGAGACGGGGCTTGATCCGAGCTTTCTAGTGCTGGAAATTACCGAGAGCATGATGATGGACGCCTCGCATTCCATTGGGATATTAAATGAATTAAATAGCACTGGCGTTAAAATCAGCCTCGATGATTTCGGGACGGGCTACAGCTCGCTCAGCTACTTAAAGCATTATCCAATATATAAGCTGAAAATAGACCGTTCCTTCATCATCGATATTACAACGGATGAGAGCGATCAAGCGATTGTCGCCACGATTATTTCCATGGCCAAGCATTTAAAAATGGAGGTCATAGCGGAAGGCATTGAAACGAAGGAGCAGCTCGATTTTCTGACCAGTCATGACTGCAAGGAAATTCAAGGCTACTATTATTGCCGTCCGCTGCCAGCCCAAGTGCTGGAGGAAAAGTATTTAACGATTCAAGCGGAAAATGATGGCATATGGGGCGATTTGAAGCATTGA
- a CDS encoding DUF1540 domain-containing protein, with amino-acid sequence MAKDVLCEVDSCRHWVDDNKCSASSIYIVSNSADMAHEASETDCRTFEIK; translated from the coding sequence ATGGCTAAAGACGTATTGTGCGAAGTCGACTCTTGCCGTCATTGGGTAGATGACAACAAATGCAGCGCTTCATCAATCTATATCGTTAGCAATAGCGCAGATATGGCGCACGAAGCGAGCGAAACAGATTGCCGAACTTTCGAAATTAAATAA
- a CDS encoding aldehyde dehydrogenase, whose translation MMKTITMAEVVAGQRKWFESGKTRSVDACIQKLEKLREVMQKHEQKLLAALKTDLNKSEFDAYAMELGLIYTEFRHTIKHIRGWAKPRRIKTAMTHIGSTSKVISEPYGVAAVIAPWNYPVQLALVPLIGAIAAGNTVVLKPSELAPNVADTLAVIIAEAFEPEWATTVLGDAAVSTELLAEKLNYIFFTGSVGVGKIVMTAAAQHLTPVTLELGGKSPCIVHKDANLALAAKRIAFGKFTNAGQTCVAPDYLYVHREVKERFVKLLKAAIEELYGSEPLHNDSYTHIISDRHFARLADFMNDGRIIIGGEKDAGRRVITPTVLEGLDWQAPVMQEEIFGPLLPLLEFDSIEEVMSAVAARSHPLALYLFTESTAVQQQVTRGLSFGGGCINDTLMHMASPHLPIGGVGDSGMGSYHGEKTFYTFSHQKSLLKQTTRFDMPFRYPTSKWGKKLIRKLLR comes from the coding sequence ATGATGAAAACAATAACGATGGCTGAAGTCGTTGCGGGGCAGAGAAAATGGTTTGAAAGCGGCAAGACACGCTCGGTTGATGCGTGTATTCAGAAGCTGGAAAAGCTGCGTGAGGTGATGCAAAAGCATGAGCAGAAGCTGCTGGCAGCTTTAAAGACGGATTTAAATAAATCAGAGTTTGATGCGTATGCGATGGAGCTTGGCCTCATTTATACGGAATTTAGGCATACCATTAAGCATATAAGGGGCTGGGCGAAGCCGAGGCGCATCAAAACAGCGATGACGCATATAGGCAGCACCAGCAAAGTTATTTCTGAGCCCTATGGCGTAGCAGCTGTTATTGCACCGTGGAACTATCCGGTCCAGCTTGCGCTTGTTCCACTAATTGGAGCCATTGCAGCCGGTAATACCGTCGTTTTGAAGCCATCAGAGCTTGCACCGAATGTAGCCGATACGTTGGCGGTGATCATAGCGGAAGCCTTTGAGCCGGAGTGGGCAACGACGGTATTGGGGGATGCAGCGGTAAGCACGGAGCTGCTGGCTGAGAAGCTCAATTATATCTTTTTTACCGGGAGCGTTGGCGTAGGCAAAATCGTAATGACGGCAGCAGCTCAGCATTTGACGCCGGTTACGCTGGAGCTGGGGGGCAAGAGTCCCTGTATCGTGCATAAGGATGCGAATCTGGCACTCGCAGCGAAGCGAATTGCATTTGGCAAGTTTACAAACGCTGGACAAACCTGCGTTGCACCGGATTATTTATACGTTCACCGTGAGGTGAAGGAGCGCTTCGTCAAGCTGCTGAAGGCTGCGATTGAAGAGTTGTACGGCAGCGAGCCGCTCCATAATGACAGCTACACGCATATTATTAGCGATCGGCACTTTGCAAGGCTTGCCGACTTTATGAATGACGGACGCATTATCATTGGCGGGGAGAAGGATGCTGGGCGCCGGGTCATTACGCCAACGGTGCTGGAGGGCTTGGACTGGCAGGCGCCAGTTATGCAAGAGGAGATTTTTGGCCCGCTGCTTCCGCTCCTTGAGTTTGATTCGATTGAGGAGGTCATGTCGGCTGTTGCCGCTCGTTCGCACCCGCTTGCGTTGTATTTGTTTACGGAAAGCACAGCTGTTCAGCAGCAGGTTACAAGGGGATTGTCCTTTGGAGGCGGCTGCATTAACGATACATTAATGCATATGGCGTCGCCGCATTTGCCTATTGGCGGAGTAGGGGACAGCGGCATGGGCAGCTATCATGGGGAGAAGACCTTTTACACTTTCTCTCACCAGAAAAGCTTGCTTAAGCAAACAACACGCTTTGACATGCCATTCCGCTATCCGACGTCCAAGTGGGGCAAGAAGCTGATTCGCAAGCTGCTCCGATAA